ACTTGTCTTCGCGGAAGCGTTGCCTGGGATCGCCAATCGTGCGGATGATCTTTCGTTCCAGATCGGAACGACCGCCTGCGTAGTCAAGAACCCGACTGCTCAGCGGATCCAGCAGAAGACCGTTGATGGTGAAGTCGCGCCGCTGCACGTCTTCCTCTGCGATCTCGGAGTATCGGACAGCATCAGGATGGCGGCCATCGCTGTATCCAACATCGCTGCGGTAAGTCGCGACCTCCACGTGGATCGGCTTAGTCTCGTTATCCTCATCTAGACCCTCGACCACGATGACGACTCCGAACTGCGCTCCGACTGCGATCGTGTTGGGAAAAAGCGACATCACTTGCTCAGGATGAGCGCTGGTTGCAATGTCGTAGTCCTGCGGCAAGGTCCCAAGTAGCAGATCGCGCACGCATCCGCCTACGAAATAGGCCGTGTAGCCGCGCTCCCGTAGCTGCTGGAGAACCTTGAGTGCGGTGGCTTGCGCCATTTCCGCCCGATTTTGTATTGCGCCGGATTGTTTGTTTGCGCTCAATGAATCAGCGACTCCGCTGCCGGACAACTCCTGCCCTTATCATAGGGAATCGACAATGCTAATCCTCGGGATCGAGAGTTCGTGTGACGAAACTGCTGCCGCCGTAGTGCGCGACGGGGAGCAATTGCTGTCAAACGTTGTTTCCTCGCAGATCACAACGCATCTCCCATACGGAGGAGTGGTCCCGGAACTCGCCTCCCGCGAGCACTTGCGCGCAATTGTCCCAGTTGTACGTGAGGCGGCAACTCGCGCCGCAGTCAGTCTGGAGCAGGTGGATGCCTTCGCGGTCACACAGGGTCCGGGACTCGCTGGGTCACTCCTCGTGGGCATCACGTATGCAAAGGCGCTTTCGTTTGCTCTTTCGAAGCCGCTGATAGCAGTAAATCACCTCGAAGGACACATTCATGCCGTTCTCCTCGAACATCGACAGTCCTCGAACGCAGATATAGCTCTGCCCGCGTTGGCGCTCGTGGTTTCGGGAGGACACACGCATCTGTACATGGTGAGTCGTTCCGAACCGACACAATGGAGTTATCTGAATGTCGGGCACACGCTCGACGACGCAGCCGGGGAGGCGTTCGACAAGGCTGCAAAACTCCTGGCACTCAGTTATCCCGGCGGTCCCATCATCGAAGCGTTAGCGAAGCATGGAAATCCGCATGCGATTGCAATGCCGCGCTCGCAAATCAAAGCCCACGAAAAACGCAGGTCGCGGGGCGAGAATGCGCAGAAGCGGTATGACTTCTCGTTCAGCGGCATTAAGACGGCCGTGCTCCGTTTTGTAGAGACTCATCAAATGAAGAATTCAATCGAACGGCGTCGTCGCGCAGTCGCAGATTTTCCCGATCCCAGGCCTGAAGATTTTCTCCCGCATCTCGATCCGCTGACGCTGGATCTGATTGCGTCTTTTCAGGAAGCCGTCGTTAAAGACTTGGTGGGCAAGAGTTTGCGTGCGGCTGAGGAGCTCGAAGTTGAAACTCTGATCGTTAGTGGTGGCGTTGCCTCCAACGAGCGCCTCCGCTCAGAATTCGTGAAGCAGGCTGGGTCCGAGGGTATCAAGGTCTTCTTTCCCTCGCGAGGGCTCTCAACCGACAACGCGGCGATGATCGCTGCTGCGGCATATCCGAAACTACTGGCCCGTGACTTTGCCACGGAGCACTTCTCCGCTGAAGCCTCTCTTGCACTCGGATGAGTGAGACCGGAAATGCAACCGTCCTTCCCTCCTACCGCGTGATAGATTAAAAAATTCGATGACCATCCGCAGGCCGCGGTTTGAGGTTCACAAAGCGCAGAAGGTCGCCGCGGTCTTCCTGATCTTGTTTGTCGTCCAGTGTCTCTGGCTGGTTTCGCATCTTCCGCTTAGCATGGCTGAAACTCGCAGCGCCTTAGCCGGCAGATCGTTGTGGTCCTTGCGACAACTCGCAAATGGAAGTTCCCCACTGATTCCAGGCGACAGCATTCTCGAGTTGAGATGTGCGGGATTGCTTCCATCGATCGCGCGGAGCTGGGCCACCGATGGCAGGACCTTTAGCATCTATGCTCCGCCCAACCGATGGCTCGTGCGGCTGCCATTCGTTTTGTTTGGCGCGTGGCTCGGTGCTGCGCTATGGTGGGTAGCGCGGCGGATCTTTGGGAATGAGGGCGGATATGTAGCCCTCGGCCTTTATTGCTTCAGTCCAGCTATGCTGCTGGCAAGTGCGACCGTCGGGTCGGGAATCCTGGCAGCATGGGGGCTCTTCGGATTGATCTATACCGCCATCGGTGTGGCCCACACGCTATACGCACCGCCGAAAAAATGGCGTCCCAGAATAGTTCTACTTGGCCTTGCCATTGGCCTAACGGCAGCCGCAAGTGTGCCTGCCGCTGTTGTGGGCTTGGCATTTGCGACAGCGTTTATGCTCTACCTCGCACCGGGGCGCCGTGCGGTATCAATCGCTATTCTGGCGCTCAGCACCGTGATTGGAGTAGGTGTCTTGCTGTTGTGCTTCGGCTTCAACGCCCGCGACCTTTCGGCAGCGGCTCTTCTCCCGAATGCGGAATACTTTCGGGTTACTTCGTTGAGGTTGATGTCCCTCATTGCTGTGCCCGGAGGCTTACTCGAGATTCTGGCTTTCGTAAGCTGCCTGTTTGTATTCGCGTTCTGGAAGCGATCGCGCTATTTTGGGAACTCATCCGCGTTAATTCCTGCTCTGCTTCTGCCATGGTGGCCCGGGAGATTTTTCCCCAGCGCTTCAATTATCTGGACTCTGCCATATGCTCTCGTCTTCATTGGCGGGATCTACGCCGATTTGCTTGAACTGTACTTCTTCGGTGGAGATTTTCGCCGGCATGTGGCCGCAACCGCTGTTGTTCTGATTGGCGCGAGTGCCGTGTTCAGCCTAATGCTGGTCGCAGGCGCATAGCCTGAAGCTGAAAGGGCCGTCCATACCGGACGGCCCTTTCAATAACAGCTAACTGCGGACGGGTCACACAACCCGCTGCTGGCGGCGCTCTACGAGCATCTCCTTCTGCATCACCTGCTCCACCATGCGCTCAACGCTCGGCATGAACGGCTCCGCAGGTAGATTCACCGCAACGCGACCTCCGCTGTGACCGAGCACTAGAGCAACTTCGTTCCAGCGCAGCAATGGCGAAGTAACCGGAATGTGGATGGACTCTCGCGCCGGCTCTGGCTGTACCAGGTAAACCACCCAAATCAAGATCGACATGTAGTAAACCATCGGGAGAAGCTGAGCGAGCATCGGCATCTTGCTGATGTGTGAGTTCGCGAGAGCGCTGAATACCATTAGCTGAAAGAAGGCATCGATGCCAAATCCGAGCGCAAATCCGAAGACTCGGTTTCTCTTCGAAACTCCTAAATGCTGCGACCCCATAAAGAGGAACAGCAGCAGAGCGCACTCCATCAGACGCACAATGCGTTCAAAGCTATTAATGCCGACAATGAGCCAGTTGAACCGGATCGGCTGTGAGACTGGAGTCGTCACAAACACTAGGAAGCCGATCAGCACAATGCTGGCGGCTGCCCACTTAAACGCCACCTTGGCCAAGTCCTGCAGGCCGGCAAAAGGCTTAAAGGCGGCGCAGAAGATCTCATAAAGAACGGCGATCTTGAACATGTCCGCCATCGCAGTCCCCACCCAGTAGCTCGCGAAATACGTCCACGGCCCTTGAGAGGAGTGGCGATAGACAAGAAACAACACGCCAGTCTTGATGGTCTGAAAAATCAGGAAGGAAGCAAAGAACTTGAATTGGGACAGCAGCTTACGCCGATACAGCAAGTAGACACAAAACAGCTGTAGGAACGAACCAGTGGTCCAAACCAACACTTCCGAAACCGGCAGGGCGGGCATATGTCACCTATCCGGTGGGAGAATAGCTTCTCCACCGCCCTGCTTCAAGAGAAATCTTGCTCTAAAGTAACCAGTACTAACCAGTTACCTAGTTAAGAGCACAGACTCCCGGAGGGCAGATCGGTACCGGCTCGAGGCCGCTGCCCATCTGTTGCTTCGTGTTCGAGGTGGATGCAGCAGCCACAGCAGCGGCCATAACGATGGTGGCGAACAGCAGACGGAGCGACTTCTTCATGGGAATCTCCCTAAGTGATATCAGTAATCCGCATTACCAACGTAATCCGGTAACTGGTTACTTTCGTTTGGGACAATACCAATGGGTGCCGAATTTGAAAACACTTATTTCTGTGGAAGTCTGTGGAAAAGTAGGGCTAAATTCCGAGATTCTTCACACGAAACGGAGATGATTTCAGCCGTTCAGCCTCGAATTTACGGCATTCGTCAGGTGCTCATGTGTGATAAAATGGGCAAGTCAAAAAGGCTATAAATCCCTGAATAATCAAGTATTTTCCGACTCAAGCGTGCGCGTCTTCGGCGGCTCTTGGGCGAGTTTTATCGCGCTGCTCCCGCATGCGTGATTTGTAGGGCTTAAACAAGCTAAGTGGGGTCCCCCAAATTGAAAGAAGCAGCTACCAGGACGCAAGCAGAAGTGGACGAAAAGCAGATTCCAACCAAGGAAGCGAAGCAAAAGAAGGCTAATGGCGGCACGAACGGCGACTATACCGCCGATTCCATTAAGGCTCTCGAAGGTTTAGAGGCTGTCCGGCTTCGCCCTGCAATGTACATCGGATCCACGGGAGAGATGGGACTTCACCATCTCGTGTACGAAGTCGTCGACAACTCTGTTGACGAGGCTCTGGCTGGCTACGCCGATCGCATCGACGTCACGATTCACATCGATAACTCCATTACTGTCGTGGACAACGGACGCGGCATCCCCGTGGATGACATGGAATATCACGGAGAAAAGCTCCCCGCAGCTCAGGTCGTGCTTACCGTCTTGCACGCCGGCGGAAAATTCGATTCGTCCACGTACAAGGTTTCCGGTGGTCTTCACGGCGTGGGCGTCAGTGTGGTTAATGGCCTCTCGCATCAACTGGATCTCGAGATCTGGCGCGATGGTTTCGTTTGGGAACAGGCGTACACCAAGGGAGTGCCCTCAACCAAGTTCAAGAAGACGGGCACCACGAAGAAGCGCGGCACGAAAGTGCACTTCCTGCCGGACACAGACATCTTCGCGACCATTGAGTACAACTACGACACGCTGGCGCAGCGGCTGCGCGAACTCGCGTTCCTCAACAAGGGCCTGACGATCACTCTGACCGACGAGCGCGCCACTGATACCAAGACGGGCGAAGCCAAGCACGCTGAATTCAAGTACACAGGCGGCATCGCTGAGTTCGTGAAGCACCTGAATCGCGGAAAGCAGGTGCTCCACGATAAGCCGATCTACATGGAAGCTGAGCGCGACGGCGTGGGCATGGAGATCGCTCTGCAGTACAACGACGGCTACTCCGAATCGGTGTTCTCGTTTGCGAACAACATCAACACAGTCGATGGTGGTACTCACCTCTCAGGTTTTCGGACGTCGCTGACGCGCACAATTAACTATGCGGGTCAGCAACTCGGACTCTTCAAAGATTTGAAAGAGAATCTTTCAGGCGATGATGTCCGCGAAGGGCTCGTTGCCGTAGTCAGCGTGAAACTCTCGCAGCCGCAGTTCGAAGGACAAACCAAGGGCAAACTGAACTCAGACATCGCAGGTATTGTGCAGGCATTCGTCAATGAACGCCTTGGCGCATTCCTGGAACAGAACCCGACGATCGCGCGTCGCATCATCAACAAGGCAATTGAGGCGGCACGTGCGCGCGAGGCGGCGCGTAAAGCGCGCGATCTAACACGGCGCAAGGGCGCGCTCGATGGCGGAGGTCTGCCCGGCAAGCTCGCCGATTGTTCCGAGCGCAACGCCGATCGCTGCGAGATCTATCTCGTCGAAGGTGAATCAGCAGGCGGCACCGCAAAGCAAGGGCGTGACCGTCGCTTCCAGGCCATTCTGCCCCTGAAGGGCAAGATCCTGAACGTCGAGAAGGCGCGTTACGACAAAATGCTCGGACACGAGGAAATCCGCGCCATGATCACAGCGCTTGGCTGTGGCATCGGCAAGGAGGATTTCGATCCGGCAAAGCTTCGCTACGCCAAAGTCATCCTGATGACCGACGCCGATGTTGACGGTTCGCACATCCGCACGCTGCTGCTCACGTTCTTCTTCCGCCACATGACCGAGCTGATCAAGCGCGGGCACGTGTACATCGCGCAGCCTCCGCTCTATCGCATCAAGAAAGGCAAGTTCGAGCAATACATCAAAGACGATCGCGAGTTCGTGAAGGTAATGGTCCGGCGCGCGGCAGACGGCATGAGCATTCGTTATGGTGAAGGCGCCGCCAAGCTTGAAGGGCCGGAGCTTACAAAGTTCATGACCAAACTGAACGAGTATCTCGGGTTCTTCGACAAGGTGAACAAGCATCTTCGCGAGGAGCGCATCACCGAGCTGCTGCCGAAGATCGACTTCACTTCCCGGGCGGACTTCGAGGGCTCCGACAAGAGCGTTCCCTCGAAAGTGAAGGAACTCGAAAAACGAATCAAGTCGCTGCTGAAAGACTTGGGGTTAAAGTCCGTCGAGACGCGTCACGAAGAAGAACACAACACGTGGCTCGTGAGCTTCGTCGATTCCAACGGCGCCGAGCGAGTCATTAATTGGGAGCTCATCACCTCACCCGAGTACAGACAGATGATCTCCAAGTACAAGCAGATCGCGACCTACATGGATCCGCCGTTCATCATCGAGCACGCACCGCGGACGGAGAAAATTAAAACAGGTGGCGAGGCAGAAGCCGAGACTCCGATCCTCGAAACAGAAGCAGCCCGCCAGGACAAGGGGACGACAAAGCGCAAGTCAGCCGTTGAGCCCGTTGAAAAGCAGTCTCCGCGCGAGTTGTTCGACTACGTCTTAAGCCAGGGCAAGAAAGACTACGACGTCCAGCGTTACAAGGGACTGGGAGAGATGACCTCGACCCAACTTTGGGAAACAACCATGAATCCCGACGTCCGCAGCCTGATGCAAGTCAAGCTCGAGGACATTGCCGAAACCGAAACGATCTTCACAACGTTAATGGGCGAGGATGTAGAGGCGCGCCGCAAGTTCATCGAAGAAAACGCGCTGGATGTGAAGAACCTGGACATCTGAGCCGTGCTTCGTGGTAGAGACGCAGCATGCTGCGTCTCTACGATGCTTCCAACATGATCGAACTGCCGGATTGACCTGCCCTCGCAACCATCCCTAGAATCGAAGATTCTGTCTAGCCCTCCACCTCCAAGCATGGCGCTCGAAGTCTTCAACACACTTTCAGGCCGCGTCGAAGAGCTGAAAACGCTCGAAGACAGGCGCATCCGCATGTACTCCTGCGGGCCCACTGTTTACGACTACGGCCACATTGGTAATTTTCGAACGTTCGTCTTTGTCGATCTCTTCCGCCGTTTTCTGCGCCGGAGTGGCTATCAGCTCGACCACGTAATGAACATCACCGACGTGGATGACAAGATCATTCGCAACTCTTCGGCCAAAGGACTAGGGGTGCGCGAGTATGCCGCCAAGTACGAGCAGGCATTCTTCGAGGACATGGACATCCTCTCGCTGGAGAAGCCCGAGCAAATCGCCCGCGCTACCGAACATATTCCCGAAATGGCTTCGCTGATAGCACGTCTTCAGAAGAAGGACTTCGCATACAAAACCGAGGACGGATCTTATTACTTCCGCATCGCGAAATTTCCTCAGTACGGCAAGCTCTCCAAAAAGGACATGACTGCGATCTCAGATGGCGCACGCGTCGATGTCGACGAATACGAAAAAGACAACGTGCGTGACTTTGCTCTCTGGAAGTCACCGAAGCCGGGAGAAGCGAAGTGGGAGACTGAGATCGGCCCAGGCCGCCCTGGCTGGCACATCGAATGCTCGGCCATGGCAATGGAGTATCTAGGCGAGACGCTGGATATCCATCTCGGCGGCGAAGACTTGATCTTTCCGCATCACGAAAACGAAATTGCGCAATCGGAGGCAGCGACCGGAAAAACCTTCGCGCGATATTGGATGCATGTGCGCTTTCTGCTCGTCGAGGGACAAAAGATGTCGAAGAGCCTTGGCAACTTCTACACTCCTCGCGATCTCATTCTCAAAGGACACAAGCCCTCCTCGATTCGCTATCTGCTGTCATCCGTTCCTTATCAAAAGCAACTCAACTTCACGTTTGAGGGACTCAAGCAAGCTGCGAATTCTGTGGAACGGCTGCGTAATTTCAAGGCACGGCTCGATACAGGACGATTCCCGGCTGGTTCCAATTCGGAAATGGGCACTCTGGCGAAAGTTACGCGGGAGAAGATCCGTACTTCGCTGGAGGATGATATGAACACGGCACAGGCTCTGGCGGCGATCTTCGACATGGTTCGCGAGGCCAATGCTGCCGGAGACAATGGCAAACTTCTTCGCGACGACGTTCCAGCACTCCAGGAAGCGTTGGCCGACTTCGACGAAATCTTCGCGGTGTTAAAGGATGACGACGCGGAGAAAATCAAACAAGTCCTACAGTGGGCTCGGACTGAAGGAAAGCTCGCCGATGCCTCGATTGTCGAGCCGACTCTGAGCGACGCGGCTGTAGAAGCTCTGGTCGAGCAGCGCCAGCAAGCACGAAAGTCGCGCGACTTCGCTAAAGCCGACGCAGTGCGCAAGCAACTCGCCGATGCCGGGATCGTCCTCGAGGATACAAAAGACGGGTTACGCTGGAAGCGCAAATAACGGTCTTAAGGCGGCACCGCAACTGCGTGTCTAGTTAGGCTGTCTAGCAGCCAATTCGTTTTCCCAATCCACACGAAAGACTGGGATCGGTTCCGACTTGCCTTTAACCGTGAGAGGGCTGAGGGTGGTGAGAACGAATTTACCCTCGGTCAGATCTGCCGCAGTGGCCTGCGAGATGATGATCTTTCCCGCTGGGGCATTCGACATCAAGCGCGAAGCTGTGTTGACCGTGTCGCCGATCACTGTGTAGTCAATCCGCCGCGGCGATCCGATATTGCCTGCGGTGACGATTCCGCTATTGATTCCGATTCCTACTCCGAATTCCGGCCATTGCCGTTCTGCGGCGTCGCGATTCAATTCAATCACCAGGCGCTGAATCGCCTGCGCGGCCCGCACGGCGTTCTCTGCATCGTTGCCTTTGCTTAGCGGCGCACCGAACAGTGCCATGACTCCGTCGCCAAGATACTTATCGAGCGTTCCTCCGTGATCGAAGATGATGTCGGTGACATGGGTGAAATAGTTATTCAGGATTTCAACAACCTTCTCCGGCTCCATCTTTTCGCTGAGCGTGGTGAAGCCTCGGATATCAGCGAACATAATGCTTACTTTCTGATTGATCCCGCCGAGGCGTACTCCTTCGGGATTCTTCGATACCATCTCCACCACTTCGGGCGACAGAAAACGTTCCAGAGCAGCGCGCTGTGTTACCTGTTTTGCAATCTGCTCGTGGGCGTAGAGAGTGTCAATGGCGGCACCGGCCTGGGCTGCCACCAGAGCAAAGACATTCCATTCGTCCTGTGTGAAGGCTTGCGGCTTCTCCAGGTTGTCGACGTACAAAATGCCGAACAGCCTTCCACTTCCCAGCAGAGGCGCGCACATGGCTGAGCGAAGGCCGGCGATGCGCATGCTTTCACTGCCGCGGAAGCGCTCGTCGGTAGCAACATCGGTGACCAAAATGGGCTTCTGCTCGGTGCGAATGCGATCCAGGATTGCTCGGCTGAGGATGATATGGGGCTGGCTGGCAGTTCCATTCTGTGGGCGGCGATAGCGCACTTCTGTCTGTCGCGTAACCTCGCCGCTCTCGTTGAAGAGCATCATGAATCCGCGTTCGACTCCCTGAATGCGGAAAGCAAGATTCATGACCTGCTCGGAAATTCCGTCGAGAGAAAGCTTGGAGCTGAGTGCTATTCCCGCGTCGTACAGCATGGTTAGGAGATGGTTTTCGCGCTCCAGACGCTTGATCTGGTCGGTGAGCTCCGCGGGTATCTGGCCGGAAAATTGTGCTGCGAGACCTTCACGACGACTACCGCCGCGCAGAACATCATTCAGCGTGGGCGGGATATCGGCGCTCTTTATGAGAATTCCCGAGTCGCGAACTTCTTCAAAGCGCAGCTCGTACGAGCCCAGGTGTGCAACGTCGTTGTGACGCAGCTGGCGCTCACCGGCGATCCGCTCGCCATCGATGACTACTCCATTGGTGCTGTTGCGATCGGCAATGAAGGTCTGGCCATCCTGACATTTGATGACCGCATGAAAGCGGCTCACGCTGTTATCAGGCAGTACCAGATCGTTGGCTGCGCCTCGGCCGATGCTGACAAGTGGCTTGGTCAATTCGAGCATGCCGCGCTTGCCGTCAGGCGCCGAGATGATGATGCGGCTCATGAATTATCGCGGATCCAGCCTAAACCTATTGCGGATCCAGCTTGGCTTCCACCTTAGAGATTCTACCGACGTCCACATGCACGGTTTGCTGAACCGGCTTATAACCGGACTGACGCAGCTCAATACGATAATTCCCCGGCGGGAAGGGAGCGTGCGCCGGAGTCGCGACTGCCACTGGCTTACCGTTTACGACTATTTTCGCTCCGGGGGGAGTGGTAACGAAATCTATCATGCCTTTTCCTGCAGGGATACCCCCACCAAATAACTTTCTGAAGCGCGAAGTTACGGCATTCGAGTTACCCGCTTCCCGTGCGTCGACGCGGTTCAGTACAGGCGAAAACGGTAAGACCTGACCCTTGTTGATGGTCGCGTTTACCTGCGCATTACGATAACCATCGAGGTGCACCTCGATCCGGTGCTGCCCCTCTGCTACCGGAACGCGTGCGGGAGTGACTTTGCCTGTCGGATGCCCATCGATTTCGATGGCCGCACCAGCCGGCTCGCTCATCACTGCGACCGCCGTAACTTCAGGGGACAAACTGATGTGGTAAGCCGAGCTGCTGGGATTGACTTCTATTTTGCGTGTCTCTTCTGCATAGCCCGCCTTGCTGAAAACGACGTTGTGCGCTCCAAGCTTCAGGTCCGACGCCGTAAAGGGAGTCATCCATGCCGAACTGGTGACGCCGTCGATCTGCACAGCAGCACCCTCAGGCTTCGAGGTAAAACGCATCTCAACGCGGCCTAGGGCAGAGGATGGTTTCTCGCTGGCGTGGCCGGCCGGCCTCCCGCGTGTACCATCGGCCCTCTTAGCGTCTGCCGCCACCTGCTGCGACTTCTTCCAAGGATTCGCGATAAGGAGGGCGGCTCCTGCCACCACGACGCTTAAAGAGACGACGACAACCGCAGCAGCCTTTGCCCTTTTTCTGTGCAACTCGGTTGCGGGTGTTTGCTCGGCAAGTCTCGTCGAGTCGTGGGGCAATTGAGTCAATGGCCCAGACGAAGTTGAAACTCGGGCCTCCTGGACAGCCGCCACCGCGTGCGAACCAGATGAACGAGCCATTACTAATCCACTTGCCGACACCAGGCTCGACAAGCCATTCGACTGCGTGGCTTTGATGCGAACATCTTCCGGCAAAACCGAAGTGATCTCGTCCTCAGAGCCGACTGAGCGGTAATTTTCGAGATCGCGTGCGAGTTCGGCGCCTGTCTGATAGCGCTCTGCAGGATTTTTTGAGAGGCATTTCCCGATTACTGCGCTCAGACCCGGATGGACTGTTACCTCCAGGTCGCTGGGAGGAATCGGGTTCTCGTTAACGATCTTGTAAATGATGGTGGTTACATTTTGTCCCGTGAACGGGCGCTCTCCGGTCGCCATTTCGTAGAGCAAGACCCCGAAACTGAACAAATCAGCCCGCCCGTCGAGTTCCAGCCCTTTTACCTGCTCAGGTGACATGTAGTTCGGCGTGCCCAGGACCTGGCCGCTATGCGTCATGCTGCCTGCTGCCTTGGAGATGCCGAAATCCATGATCTTGGCTACGTTCTGACGAGTGATCATGATGTTGGCCGGCTTGATGTCGCGGTGAATCACCCTCATTTCGTGCGCGTAATCAAGCCCGGCAACCACTTGCTTGGCAATCTCCACGATCTGGTCGGCCGAAATAACTCGCTTCTCGACCATTAAGGATTGCAAAGTCTGGCCCTCGAGGTACTCCATGGCAATGTAGAAAAGGCCATCGACTTCGTCGGCGTCGTAGACGGTAACGATGTTGGGGTGATTCATCGCGCCCGCCGCTTTGGCTTCGTAGCGGAAGCGGCGCAGCAATTCGTCGTGGTCCATGCCATGGACGTCGAGCCGCATGGTCTTGAGGGCTACGGTTCTCCCAATGTTGGGATCTACCGCCCGATAAACAAGCCCCATTGCGCCGCGGCCAAGCTCGCCTACGATCTCGTAACGTCCAACCTTTTCCACCGTGGGCACCATGCTACCTATGACAGACGAAGTACCGTTCGTGCAATTATTTCCAAGCCTCGTCTTATGTGTGAATTGGCGGGTTCTGGCCGGTTTTTCGGCCGAGAAGGGGGGTCCCGAGCCGGAACTTACAGCAACTTACCTTAAAGGTCAACAAATTGGGCACCCCGGCAGGTTACTACTGAGGCAGTGTTTATAGGGCTGACCAAAACGATTCACATACCTGCAACATTGTGAGAAATGTAGCGAAAGGAACGGCGAATTCTTTTCAATTTGAACGCAGCCAAGACAGAGCGATCCATCTGCCCAGCCCTGCAAATTCAAAGACGCCCAGCCATACGCACCGATACGCAGGCATATGCCAGGGCATACGCATAGAAAACCCAGAGGGTACCAATGGGTATACGCATCCCGAACGCCGGGGTATCGGCTGCGTAGGTGCCGCGCGTGATGAACTAACCGAACGCTGACGGCTGCTGCGGATTGGCCCATTTTCTACCCGATCCCAGGATCTAAAGGACTTAGCTATCGAGATCCCACGGGATCCCACCAAACCCATGGGATCACGCTGGGATATCCCAGAACAGTTGATGGGATCGCGGTGGGATATCCCACAAATTTCGCTGGGATCATTCTGGGATCGCGGTGGGATACTTATTGGCGGGCGGCGCCTGTTGCGCTGCCGCATCGATCGCTCTTCGAGAGAGTCGCCTTTCACGGTACCCAGCTGTCCCTGTCCCGGCCGGCAGACAGCCGGCTTCCTGTTTCCCAAATTGGAACCTATCGTCGACATAGCTACTGCTGTGGTACCACGAAATGCGGCAGGAATGGAAGTGGCAAAGCTGCCACAGAATGATCAGAAACCGTCGGTCGTCCCGATTGCAGCCAGGCTCTTCCGCAGCCGAAAGAGCCGGTGAACTCGGCTTCCCATAGTCGCCCAAAAACCTGAGCTAGTGGTCTCCGCAAAAATGCCCCGCCGCAGCGGGGCACTTCGTACGCCTCTGTTTAGTTTCTTAACGGCGATAGGATCCGCCGCCGTTGTATCCCTGCTGATAGCCTTGCTGGTACGCCACGCGGTAGGCATCCTTGTACTGCTGACGGCCACCGTACGCCTGGTTGTAGTTGTGGTCGGCGTTCTTATAGGCCTGTTGCTGCGTCGGACGGAAACTGTGTCCGGTTTGGCGATCCTGCCTGCCGTCGTTCACGCCGTCCGCATAGCCAACCTGCTGGGCACCATTGTTGCCCCGGTTATAGCCACTATTGCCGTATCCGCCGTTACCGTATCCGTACCCGGCTCTATCCCTATCGCGGCCCCATCGTCCGTTGC
This Terriglobales bacterium DNA region includes the following protein-coding sequences:
- a CDS encoding adenylate/guanylate cyclase domain-containing protein, whose amino-acid sequence is MSRIIISAPDGKRGMLELTKPLVSIGRGAANDLVLPDNSVSRFHAVIKCQDGQTFIADRNSTNGVVIDGERIAGERQLRHNDVAHLGSYELRFEEVRDSGILIKSADIPPTLNDVLRGGSRREGLAAQFSGQIPAELTDQIKRLERENHLLTMLYDAGIALSSKLSLDGISEQVMNLAFRIQGVERGFMMLFNESGEVTRQTEVRYRRPQNGTASQPHIILSRAILDRIRTEQKPILVTDVATDERFRGSESMRIAGLRSAMCAPLLGSGRLFGILYVDNLEKPQAFTQDEWNVFALVAAQAGAAIDTLYAHEQIAKQVTQRAALERFLSPEVVEMVSKNPEGVRLGGINQKVSIMFADIRGFTTLSEKMEPEKVVEILNNYFTHVTDIIFDHGGTLDKYLGDGVMALFGAPLSKGNDAENAVRAAQAIQRLVIELNRDAAERQWPEFGVGIGINSGIVTAGNIGSPRRIDYTVIGDTVNTASRLMSNAPAGKIIISQATAADLTEGKFVLTTLSPLTVKGKSEPIPVFRVDWENELAARQPN
- a CDS encoding serine/threonine-protein kinase → MVPTVEKVGRYEIVGELGRGAMGLVYRAVDPNIGRTVALKTMRLDVHGMDHDELLRRFRYEAKAAGAMNHPNIVTVYDADEVDGLFYIAMEYLEGQTLQSLMVEKRVISADQIVEIAKQVVAGLDYAHEMRVIHRDIKPANIMITRQNVAKIMDFGISKAAGSMTHSGQVLGTPNYMSPEQVKGLELDGRADLFSFGVLLYEMATGERPFTGQNVTTIIYKIVNENPIPPSDLEVTVHPGLSAVIGKCLSKNPAERYQTGAELARDLENYRSVGSEDEITSVLPEDVRIKATQSNGLSSLVSASGLVMARSSGSHAVAAVQEARVSTSSGPLTQLPHDSTRLAEQTPATELHRKRAKAAAVVVVSLSVVVAGAALLIANPWKKSQQVAADAKRADGTRGRPAGHASEKPSSALGRVEMRFTSKPEGAAVQIDGVTSSAWMTPFTASDLKLGAHNVVFSKAGYAEETRKIEVNPSSSAYHISLSPEVTAVAVMSEPAGAAIEIDGHPTGKVTPARVPVAEGQHRIEVHLDGYRNAQVNATINKGQVLPFSPVLNRVDAREAGNSNAVTSRFRKLFGGGIPAGKGMIDFVTTPPGAKIVVNGKPVAVATPAHAPFPPGNYRIELRQSGYKPVQQTVHVDVGRISKVEAKLDPQ